In Halorhodospira halophila, the genomic stretch CCTGGATGCGGCCATGAGCACCGAGACGGTGGACTCCGTGCCCCGGGCGTTCATGTTCAACGCCGGCGTGGGCGTGCGCTTCTAGCCGCCGGCGAGGATCCCGAGCAGCGCGATCCCCAGGACCAGCAGCAGGAACAGCACCCCGGCCATGGCCAGCGCCAGCAGGCGGCTCTCCACCGCGGCGCTCAACCGCGTCAGGGCCACCAGCGACGGCGCCCGCGGGCGCGCCGGCAGCCGCCGCCACGCCCGCCGGCTGGCGTAGCCCAGGCGCACCCCGGCGAGCAACGCCGGCTTGATCCAGTCCCCCTCGGGGATGCGCGGCAGCCGTGCGGCCCCGGCCAGACCGAAGAGCACCGCGGCCACGGCGCCGCCGGCAAGCGCCGGCAGCAGGGCGTCGAGCAGGGCCGCGGGCTGCGCGGTGTAGCCCACCAACTGCGGGGACACCACCGCCGCCGCCAGCCACGGCAGGGTCAGGGAGAGCAGCACCAGGGCGAGCACCGCACCCCGCCGCGCCAGCGGATCGGCCCCGCCCTCGCCGTGCCAGGCCAGCAGCAGGAAGCGGATCATGAGTACGGCGGTCAGCGCCGAGGCGAGCAGCAGCAGCGGCTCCGCCGGGGCACCGAGGGCCTCGGCGCCGAGCTGCTTGCCCGCCCCCTTGGCCAGGGCCCCGCTGGTGGCCGGCACGCCCACCAGGGCGAGCGCCGGCAGCAGCAGGTACGCCCCGCGGTGGCGGCCGTGGAGCCCGCAGCCGAGGAACAGCGCCCCCTTGGCCAGGCCGTGGTGCAGGGCGAAGAGCGCCACCCCGGTGAGCGCCGCCCCGGCCAGCGCCGGCTCGAGCAGCGCGGTGCCGGTAAAGGCGGTCATCAGGCCCATCTGACTGACCGTGGAGTAGGCGAGCACTGTCTTGGCCCGGCGCTGGGTCACGCCCACCACGCTGGCGTAGAGGCTGCTGGCCAGCCCCGCCACCACCAGCACCCCGCCGGCCACCGGCAGGGCCAGATCGCCGATGGGCAACAGGCGCCACCACGCCACCAGGGCGGCCTTGACCAGCAACGCCGAGAGCAGCGCACTGGCCGGCACCGGCGCCGCCGGGTGGGCCAGCGCCAGCCAGGCGTGCAGGGGCACCACGCCGGCCTTGACGGCGAAGCCGAGCCCGATCAGTGCCACCAGCACATTGCGGTACGGGTGCTCGACGACCAGCGCCGGCACCTCGGCGAGCGCGGCGTTGCCGCCCTGGGCGGCGATTAGCAGCACGGCGGCGAGCACCGCGGCCTCGGCCAGCACCGCCATACCCAGGTAGACGCGCCCGGCGCGGAAGGCCGCCGGCGTGCGGAAGTGGACCACCAGCGGGTAAGCGGCCAGGGTCATGGCGGCGTAGGCGAAGTAGAAGGTGGCCAGATCCCCGGCCAGCAGTACGCCCATCAGCGCCGCCACCGTGGCGCCCAGGCCCATGATCAGCCCCGGAGAGGCGCGGCTGCCGCCCTCGCCCACCACGGCGAAGAGCAGCGCGGCGGCAGCCACCGGGGCGGCAAGCATCAGCACCGCCTGGCCGATGGGATCCGCCGCCAGGCGGGTGTCGAGCAGCAGCCACGGCAGTTGCAAGGTCTCTCCGCCCATGGCTACACCGGCCAGTGCCGTCAGCGGGGCGAGGACCAGTAGCGCGCCCCCCGCCCGCCGGGCGCCGGCACCGATCAGGGCCACCGCCAGCAGCGGCACCAGCACGGGCAGGAGCAGTCCGACAGCCGGGTCGAGCCTCACAGCGGGTACTCCTGTTCCACGATGCGCTGCGCCCAGTTCAGCGGCGAGAACTCCGCCGCCGCCAGCACGCCGGCGAGCAGTGCTGCCAGCGCCGTGAGCAGCGCCGGGTGGAGCAGCCAGCGGTGGGTCTCGGCGCTGCTCGTCCGCGGCATTGCCCCTGGCCAGCCGGCGGGGGCCGGCAGCAGCCAGATCCGCCGCAGCACGGGCAGAAAGTAGGCGGCGTTGAGCAGCGTGCTGGCCACCAGCACGGCCAGGATCCAGTAGAGCTCCTGGGCCAGCGCGCCCAGCCCCAGGTGCCACTTGCTTATGAACCCGGCGATGGGCGGGAAGCCGATCATGCCCAGCGCCCCGATGGTGAAGGCCACCGAGGTCAGCGGCATGCGCCGGCCGACGCCATTGAGCGACTCGATGCGGTGGATGCCCAGGGTCTCGGCGTAGTTGCCGGCACAGAAGAACAGGGTGATCTTCATCAGCCCCTGGTGAACCAGGTGCACCAGCCCGCCGATCAGCCCCAGTGGCCCGCCCATGGCCACCCCCAGGGTGATGAACGAGACCTGGCTGACCGTGGAGAAGGCCAGGCGACGCTTGATGTCCACCTGCGCCAGGGCGCGCAGCGAGCCGTAGAGGATGGTCACCGCCGCCAGGGCGGCGAGCACCGGGGTCACGTTCAGGTCCGCGGCCACGGCGTGGCCGTAGACATCCTGGACAATGCGCACCACGCCGAAGGCGCCGGCCTTGACCACCGCCACGGCGTGAAGCAGCGCGCTGACCGGCGCCGGCGCCACCATGGCGATGGGCAGCCACGCCTGCAGCGGAAAGAGCGCCGCCTTGACCGCCACACCGCCGAGCAGCAGCGCGAGCACCACGGTGGCCGCTCCCGGCGCGGCGGCCGCCCACTCGGCCACCGCCGCCGAGCCACCGGGGCTGAACGGCTGCTCGCCCACCGCGGCGTAGAGCGCCACAGTCCCGGCGAGCAGCGCCATGCCCCCGCCCAGGGTGTAGGCGAGGTAGGTGCGCCCGGCAGCCAGCGCCGCCGGGTGCCCGCGGTGGACCACCAGCGGGTAGGTGGCCAGGGTGAGCGCCTCGTAGAAGAGCAGGAAGGTGAAGAGGTTGCCGGCCAGGGCGATGCCGAAGGTGGCGGCCACGCACAGCGAGAAGAAGCCGAAGAAGCGCGCCCGCTGCGCGGAGTTCTCCAGATAGGCGACGGCGTAGACGGTGGTGATCAGCCAGAGCACCGCCGAGAGCATGGCGAAAAGCAGCGCCAGCGGGTCCGCCGCCAAGTGAAAGGTGACGCCCGGGACGACCTCCCAGGCGACCTGGTAGCTGCGCCCCTGCAGGAAGCCGTAGACCAGCAGGGCCACCAGGACCAATTTGACGCTGGCACCGAAGAGGTTCCAGAAGGTGCGCTGACGGCGGCGCTCATCGCGCAGGGCGAAGATGATCACCGCCGTCCCCAGCGAGGCGAGCAAGGCCCACAGCGGCAGCAGGTCCTGGAGCGCGGCGATCATTGGAGCCCCTCCGGTGCGCCCTGCTCCAACAGCCCCAGCGCCGGCATGGCCGAGACCCCCATGGCGTAGACGATGAGCACCAGCAGCAGCGGCACCCACTCCATGATCCGCGGCACCCGTTGTGCCGGGCGCACCTCGGTGTAGCCGGCTGGCGGCGCGGCGTGGGCCACCGCCAGCACGCGGAAGGCGTAGGCGGCGGCGAGCACACTGCCGAGGATGATCACCACCGCCCACGGCCACTGCCCGCCACTGATCGCGCCGCTGAGCAGCAGCCACTTGGCCAGGAAGCCACCGCTGGGCGGCAGGGCCATGAGACTGGCGAAGGCCAGCCCCAGGGTGAGCACGGTTATCGACAGGTACGGGGTGAGCCCGCGCAGGCCCTCGAGCCGATCGTGCCCGAGGCTGTAGAGCATATTGCCGGCGGCGAGGAAGGCGGCGGACTTGGCGAAGCCGTGGGCCAGGGCGTGGTAGGCCACGCCCTGCCAGGCGTGCACGGCGGCGGCCGGGATCACCACCATGGGCAGGAGCAGCAGCAGGTAGCCGAGCTGGGCGATGGTCGAGTAGGCGATGACCTGCTTGAGCCGCGGCTGGCGCAGCGCCTGCAGCGAGCCGTAGAGCACCGCCAGCGCCCCCAGGGCGCCGATCAGCCAGCCCATGTAGGTACTCAGCAGCACCGGGAAGACCCACAGCCACAGGCGCAGCACCAGGTAGAGCCCTGCCTTGGCCACCAGCGCCGAGAGCGCCGCACTGGCCGGCGCCGGGGCGTTGCTGTGCGCCGGCATCAGCCACATGTGCAGCGGGAAGACCGCCGCCTTGGCGAACAGCCCGGCGGTGATCAGCGCCGCCGCCACGGCGGTGTGGGCGTCGGCACCAACCAGCTCGCCCACCTCGCGCAGGTGCAGGGTGCCGGTGCCGCCGTAGAGCAGCGCCACGCCGAGCAGATAGGCCAGCGAGCCGAGCAGCGCCAGCAGCAGGTAGCGCATGGCCGCGCCCAGCGACGGCCGATCGCCGGCCATGGCCGCCAGCGGAGCCGCTGTGAGGGTGAGCAGCTCCAGCATGACGTAGAGGTTGAACAGGTCCGCCGAGAGGAAGGTGCCGTTGAGCGTGGCCCACTGCACCAGCCACAGCGGCCAGAAGAGCTCCGTATTGTAGCCCTTGCCGCGCAGGTAGGGCGCGGCGTAGAGCGTGACCGCCAGGCCGACCAGCGCGGTCATGCCGAGCATCAGCGCCGAGAGCCCGTCAGCGTAGAGCTCCACGCCCAGCGGCGGCTGCCAGCCGCCCAGGTGATGGACCTGCGGGCCGTTCTCCGCCACCTGGCGGACCACGTCGGCCACCGCCGCCACCGTGGCCACGGCGCCGAGCAGCGGCAGCCACGGCGCCCGGCGGGCGCGCACCAGGAAGACCGCCAGCGCGGTAAACAGCGGCAGGAAGAAGGCCAGTGGCAGCGAGAGCGTCGCCACGGCCTACTCCTCGTCCTCGGGCAGGTGGTTGAGCCCGGTCTCGGCGTGGTAGCGGCGCGCCAGGACCAGGGCGAAGGCGGTGGCACTGACGGCGATGACGATGCCGGTGAGCACCATGGCGTGGGGCACCGGATCGACGTAGTCCGGGTGGCGGCGGGCCAGGGCCACCAGCAGCAGGAAGACCGAGTTGCCGAGGACGTTGACGGCGAGGATCCGGCGCAGCAGGTGGCGCTGGGTGATCAGCCCGTAGATGCCGATGCCCGCCAGCGCCCCGGCGATCAGGGAATAGAAGGCGGCCTGGGTCACCGCACCTCCCCGCGCAGGCCGCCGGAGCCGCTGAACAGCAGCACCAGCGGCAGCGCTATGGCCAGCGTCAGCGCCGTCTCGACGAGCAGGATCAGCTCATAGGTCCACTCGGCGGGATAGGCGAGCACCGCCGAGGCCAGGCCCGCGCCGGCCAGGCCGATGGCGCTGAACAGCACCATGCCGCCGACCAGGGCCAGGCGCTCGGCGAAGCTGGTCTCCTCGGTCGGGCGCAGCCGCCCGGTCAGGCGCAGCAGCACGCCGAGGGCGGCGAGCACGGCACCGGCCTGGAAGGCGCCGCCGGGCTGATACGCCCCGGACCAGAGCAAGTAGCCACCGGCGAGCACGGTCATCGGCGCGATGAAGGCGATCAGCGGCTGGACCAGCAGCGGCTCGCGGTGGCTGGCGCGCAGCCAGTCGCCGGGCCCGGCGTGGGTCAGGTCCTGGGCCACCACCCGGGCGGCGAGGAAGGCGACGAAGAGCACGACCACCTCGGAGAGGGTGTCGATGCTGCGGAAGTTGAGCAGCACGGCGGTGACCGGGTTCTCCACCCCGCTCGCCTCGAGCTTGGCCAGGGCCAATCGTCCGGCGGTCTGCTCCGGCGGCTCGAGGCCGACCACCGCCCAGCCGATGCCGGCGATCAGGACGCCGACGAGCACGGCCACGCCCACCGCCGCCCACGGCGGCACCGCCGGCGGGGGCGGCTCGTCGACGTCGCTGCCCTCGGGCAGCAGGGCGCGGTAGGCGGAGAGCAGCAGGGCCCCGGTGATCCCGGCGCCGATGGCCGCCTCGGCCAGGGCCAGGTCGGGGGCGGCCAGGCGCGCCCAGGTCACGGCCATGAGCAGGCCGAAGACGATGAACAGCACCACGCTGCGAAAGAGGATGCGGCTGGCGACGATCTGCCAGGCCAGCCCGAGCAGGCCACCGGCGAGCAGCAGGTCGAAGGTCCAGTCGATCACGGCGGCGTCCTCCGCGCCCCGCCGCGGGCGCGCAGCGAGAAGCGGGCGATCAGGTGCGCCGAGACGGTGGCGGCGATCAGCGCCAGCATCCAGATCAGCACCAGCTTGGCGGCCACCCAGCCGGTTTCGGCCTGCAGGATTAGGGCGGCCACCACGCAGCCCAGGCCCAGGTTGTCGGCCTTGGTCAGCGCGTGCAGGCGATCGAAGACGCCGGGGAAGCGCAGCAGTCCGACAGTGCCGGTGAGAAAGAACAGCCCGCCGAGAAGCAGGAGCCCGGCGCTGAGCGCGTCGAGCAGCGTCATCACTCCTCCCCCTTCTCGAAGCGCCGCGGCACCCGGGTGAAGGCCACGGCGATCACCGCGGCGAGGACCACGAAAAGCAGGGCCACGTCGCGCAGCGCCGGCAGGCCCATGGCCTCGGCGAGCAGCAACAGCACGGCAACAGTGGT encodes the following:
- a CDS encoding proton-conducting transporter membrane subunit, yielding MRLDPAVGLLLPVLVPLLAVALIGAGARRAGGALLVLAPLTALAGVAMGGETLQLPWLLLDTRLAADPIGQAVLMLAAPVAAAALLFAVVGEGGSRASPGLIMGLGATVAALMGVLLAGDLATFYFAYAAMTLAAYPLVVHFRTPAAFRAGRVYLGMAVLAEAAVLAAVLLIAAQGGNAALAEVPALVVEHPYRNVLVALIGLGFAVKAGVVPLHAWLALAHPAAPVPASALLSALLVKAALVAWWRLLPIGDLALPVAGGVLVVAGLASSLYASVVGVTQRRAKTVLAYSTVSQMGLMTAFTGTALLEPALAGAALTGVALFALHHGLAKGALFLGCGLHGRHRGAYLLLPALALVGVPATSGALAKGAGKQLGAEALGAPAEPLLLLASALTAVLMIRFLLLAWHGEGGADPLARRGAVLALVLLSLTLPWLAAAVVSPQLVGYTAQPAALLDALLPALAGGAVAAVLFGLAGAARLPRIPEGDWIKPALLAGVRLGYASRRAWRRLPARPRAPSLVALTRLSAAVESRLLALAMAGVLFLLLVLGIALLGILAGG
- a CDS encoding complex I subunit 5 family protein; the protein is MIAALQDLLPLWALLASLGTAVIIFALRDERRRQRTFWNLFGASVKLVLVALLVYGFLQGRSYQVAWEVVPGVTFHLAADPLALLFAMLSAVLWLITTVYAVAYLENSAQRARFFGFFSLCVAATFGIALAGNLFTFLLFYEALTLATYPLVVHRGHPAALAAGRTYLAYTLGGGMALLAGTVALYAAVGEQPFSPGGSAAVAEWAAAAPGAATVVLALLLGGVAVKAALFPLQAWLPIAMVAPAPVSALLHAVAVVKAGAFGVVRIVQDVYGHAVAADLNVTPVLAALAAVTILYGSLRALAQVDIKRRLAFSTVSQVSFITLGVAMGGPLGLIGGLVHLVHQGLMKITLFFCAGNYAETLGIHRIESLNGVGRRMPLTSVAFTIGALGMIGFPPIAGFISKWHLGLGALAQELYWILAVLVASTLLNAAYFLPVLRRIWLLPAPAGWPGAMPRTSSAETHRWLLHPALLTALAALLAGVLAAAEFSPLNWAQRIVEQEYPL
- a CDS encoding proton-conducting transporter membrane subunit, encoding MATLSLPLAFFLPLFTALAVFLVRARRAPWLPLLGAVATVAAVADVVRQVAENGPQVHHLGGWQPPLGVELYADGLSALMLGMTALVGLAVTLYAAPYLRGKGYNTELFWPLWLVQWATLNGTFLSADLFNLYVMLELLTLTAAPLAAMAGDRPSLGAAMRYLLLALLGSLAYLLGVALLYGGTGTLHLREVGELVGADAHTAVAAALITAGLFAKAAVFPLHMWLMPAHSNAPAPASAALSALVAKAGLYLVLRLWLWVFPVLLSTYMGWLIGALGALAVLYGSLQALRQPRLKQVIAYSTIAQLGYLLLLLPMVVIPAAAVHAWQGVAYHALAHGFAKSAAFLAAGNMLYSLGHDRLEGLRGLTPYLSITVLTLGLAFASLMALPPSGGFLAKWLLLSGAISGGQWPWAVVIILGSVLAAAYAFRVLAVAHAAPPAGYTEVRPAQRVPRIMEWVPLLLVLIVYAMGVSAMPALGLLEQGAPEGLQ
- a CDS encoding NADH-quinone oxidoreductase subunit K, giving the protein MTQAAFYSLIAGALAGIGIYGLITQRHLLRRILAVNVLGNSVFLLLVALARRHPDYVDPVPHAMVLTGIVIAVSATAFALVLARRYHAETGLNHLPEDEE
- a CDS encoding hydrogenase subunit MbhD domain-containing protein: MIDWTFDLLLAGGLLGLAWQIVASRILFRSVVLFIVFGLLMAVTWARLAAPDLALAEAAIGAGITGALLLSAYRALLPEGSDVDEPPPPAVPPWAAVGVAVLVGVLIAGIGWAVVGLEPPEQTAGRLALAKLEASGVENPVTAVLLNFRSIDTLSEVVVLFVAFLAARVVAQDLTHAGPGDWLRASHREPLLVQPLIAFIAPMTVLAGGYLLWSGAYQPGGAFQAGAVLAALGVLLRLTGRLRPTEETSFAERLALVGGMVLFSAIGLAGAGLASAVLAYPAEWTYELILLVETALTLAIALPLVLLFSGSGGLRGEVR
- a CDS encoding cation:proton antiporter; amino-acid sequence: MTLLDALSAGLLLLGGLFFLTGTVGLLRFPGVFDRLHALTKADNLGLGCVVAALILQAETGWVAAKLVLIWMLALIAATVSAHLIARFSLRARGGARRTPP
- a CDS encoding monovalent cation/H+ antiporter complex subunit F, with the translated sequence MLYLGLAVFLLLNLLAGLWRVHRGPTAADRMLAALLFGTTTVAVLLLLAEAMGLPALRDVALLFVVLAAVIAVAFTRVPRRFEKGEE